The following are encoded in a window of Planifilum fulgidum genomic DNA:
- a CDS encoding TadE/TadG family type IV pilus assembly protein has protein sequence MKGLFLGFLVWNRTQRKGSVTLEFVVLLPLFILLCLIAWQLFLSGMAVIDTNAAVRDAVRVAATTGDTDKAEKQGKNSFGQSGSYKLKRLDVKIEDGEAIA, from the coding sequence CTGTTTCTGGGGTTTCTTGTATGGAACCGGACACAAAGGAAGGGTTCCGTGACTCTCGAGTTTGTGGTTTTATTGCCTCTGTTTATTCTATTATGCTTGATAGCTTGGCAACTCTTTTTATCAGGGATGGCAGTGATCGACACTAATGCGGCCGTGCGTGACGCAGTACGAGTGGCGGCCACTACGGGTGACACCGACAAGGCAGAGAAACAGGGAAAAAACTCCTTCGGTCAATCGGGAAGCTACAAGCTGAAGCGCCTGGATGTCAAAATTGAAGATGGTGAAGCGATCGCCTAG